One region of Purpureocillium takamizusanense chromosome 4, complete sequence genomic DNA includes:
- a CDS encoding uncharacterized protein (COG:S~TransMembrane:7 (o31-50i70-89o109-131i143-166o186-211i223-246o266-285i)~EggNog:ENOG503P03I): MSASYPGALPPPPGVTADLDHPQDVLKTCHYVTQALTLVFVTVFVGLRVYAKRKVLVSSLTMDDYAIYSAYVFMIGYCICAFFMGSHGGGLNQWDVSVTQIQPYLKSCYAATLFYAPMAFTVKLALLVMIVRVFGSVHRKTLIGMYVLIAIIVAYYVSGFFIKVFICWPISAYWHGESDKCMNQSAIITADAIISVISDLTILLLPTPLTWSLQLPRRKRVRVAGLLCAGGIATAFSIYRLALIITDKANPNMTIVFTKVVLSGNAEVGIGLICACLPAVNALFVRANRGSSYLAQQSDNSDSRRGGGGGGGGGGQIVLTRSFQVDRTQDGKKVFELELEAGGGCGDEAGLVAAGQQPSVLNKQSSHTPSQPPSLRSDETCC; encoded by the exons ATGTCTGCTTCCTACCCGggcgccctgccgccgccacctggCGTCACGGCGGACCTCGATCACCCCCAAGATGTCCTGAAAACATGCCACTACGTCACGCAGGCGCTCACCCTCGTGTTCGTGACGGTATTTGTCGGCCTGCGAGTATACGCCAAGCGAAAGGTGCTGGTCAGCTCGCTGACCATGGACGACT ATGCCATTTACTCTGCATAT GTGTTTATGATCGGCTATTGCATATGCGCCTTCTTCA TGGGTTCTCACGGCGGTGGCCTTAACCAGTGGGACGTGAGCGTTACCCAGATTCAACCATACCTCAAG TCATGCTACGCGGCCACCCTCTTCTACGCGCCCATGGCCTTCACCGTCAAGCTGGCCCTGCTGGTCATGATCGTGCGCGTCTTCGGCAGCGTGCACCGCAAGACGCTCATCGGCATGTACgtgctcatcgccatcatcgtggCCTACTACGTGTCGGGCTTCTTCATCAAGGTCTTCATCTGCTGGCCCATCTCGGCGTACTGGCACGGCGAGAGCGACAAGTGCATGAACCAGagcgccatcatcaccgccgacgccatcatctcCGTCATCAGCGACCTCACcatcctgctgctccccACGCCGCTCACCTGGTCCCTGCAGCTGCCCCGGCGGAAgcgcgtccgcgtcgccggcctgctgtgcgcgggcggcatcgccacggCGTTTAGCATCTACCGCCTGGCGCTCATCATCACGGACAAGGCGAACCCGAACATGACCATTGTCTTTACCAAGGTCGTCCTGTCGGG CAACGCCGAGGTGGGCATCGGCCTGATATGCGCCTGTCTGCCCGCCGTAAACGCCCTTTTCGTCCGCGCCAACCGCGGCTCCTCGTATCTGGCCCAGCAGAGCGACAACAGCGAttcccgccgcggcggtggcggtggcggcggcgggggcggtcAGATCGTGCTCACGCGATCCTTCCAGGTCGACCGCACccaggacggcaagaaggTCTTCGAGCTCGaactcgaggcgggcggtggttgcggcgacgaagccggtctcgtggcggccggccagcagccctCCGTGCTCAACAAGCAGTCGTCACATACCccgagccagccgccgagcTTGCGATCAGACGAGACATGCTGTtga